A single region of the Sciurus carolinensis chromosome 16, mSciCar1.2, whole genome shotgun sequence genome encodes:
- the LOC124966561 gene encoding DPEP2 neighbor protein-like, which produces MSDWIYYIQSNLSSVSWGSSAAAAVPPASPTPAYYHVLYQGCAETQVGWHGETYCLVGGYRLYGDAPLATPAKDKIERPAEKPAEKPNQRARGAPKKRRAPSEAEKTLGCRGPKIRRLVHTEKRQRPRKLAG; this is translated from the exons ATGTCTGACTGGATATATTATATCCAGTCTAACTTGTCTTCCGTGTCATGGGGGAGCAGTGCGGCAG CAGCGGTGCCTCCCGCGTCTCCTACACCTGCATACTACCATGTCCTCTACCAAGGATGTGCAGAAACCCAGGTGGGCTGGCATGGGGAGACATACTGCCTGGTTGGTGGCTACCGGCTCTATGGGGACGCTCCGTTGGCCACTCCAGCCAAAGACAAAATAGAGAGGCCAGCAGAGAAGCCAGCAGAGAAGCCCAATCAGAGAGCTAGAGGGGCTCCCAAGAAACGCCGAGCACCATCAGAGGCAGAAAAAACCTTGGGTTGCCGTGGCCCCAAAATTCGACGCTTGGTCCACACTGAAAAGAGACAAAGGCCACGGAAGCTTGCTGGCTGA